Within Spinacia oleracea cultivar Varoflay chromosome 4, BTI_SOV_V1, whole genome shotgun sequence, the genomic segment taAATAATGTGATATTTACGGAACAGAGAAAGCATATGTTTTAAGAGTTTTGGAGATACATGTTTATCTTATCCATATTTTcttggaaaatttgtaattattaatccaacctttgcccggttttctttaattaagcctatctatgcgatatttctaaataatccaacctttatgacccaactactattattaagcctaacaagttactaacctaTATATGAGGGGATTACACAAGGCTACAAGACACGTAGATTATTTCCTAACAAAATCCATCAAATTAGATCATTGACACATGTGCATGATGTTCAAATCCGAAAAATAGTGTCCAGTGTGAATTACGGGCTTATTTTTTtgataagaaaataaaactaGGTAGACTACCTAGCTCACCATTTCGAATGAAATACATAGACTCCTAAATAAGAAATGAAATTGAAGAGAACATGGAAATTACGCTCTAACCTCAGCTTATGATAGGCCTATCAGATAAgataatactccgtatacaCGTTGTCCAATACAAGATTGATAGGCCCAACCCATAGTTTAGGTTTAAAAAAAGGTTTCAAATTTAGCCCACAAAATAGCCCATAAGTGACATGACGTAGTGAGTGTTTCATCACTTTCATAGTTTCAGACTTTCAggtagagaaagagagagaaagtttggGTACTGAAAATCTGAAGCTTTGAGTTTCTAAGCTGTCAACCCATTCTCCTTCTCGACTTCATAAGTATATTGCTTAAGGTAATCCTTAATTTGTTTATACTTTTGATTTTATTGTAATCTAAATTTCTTGCTAATTTGTGGGTTATTGTTTAGTTGAACCTAATTGTGTGATTATATTAGTCAAATCGAGCATTTCTTTAATTATGTGTGCATTTTGTTGGGTAAAGATTGCATCTTTTTGTTTCTGGGTTTCTCAATTGAACATTTTATTGTGGATCATAGTTTTATTAGGAGGGTTTCTTGTTAATTTTGCAGTTTTATTTAGTGGCCAATGATAAATTTAATTGCTTTGCGATCCTCTTGTTTCTGATTATATAATAAGGTGTCGTTTCAGGGGATAAAGTGTTAATGTTCTCCTTTTGATTAATTAAGTTACCTCGAGGTTGAACAACTCAAATTTTTATGAACTTAGCTGTGAGTATCTAATCTCAATTGATCATTAGTATAATTAACCTAACAAGATTAGAATGTGAGCTCAATTCATCCACCTATCCGAATTTAGACTCGAGTGCTAGGAATCGGTATGAGCTCCCTATGTTCAGACCTTTTTTTTTAACTGTTTGTGGTGGTGTAATTTGGACAAAGTGCTATGGTTCTCCTTGTGATTAATTAAGTTACCTCAAATCTGAGGTTGAACAACTCATTTTTTTATGAACTTAGCTGTGAGCCTGTGAGTATCTAATTTCAATTGATCATTAGTATAAATAACCTAAGAAGATTAGAATGTGAGCTCAATTTATCCATCTATCCGAAATTCCGGATCTAGACTCGAGTGCTAGGAATCGTATGAGCTCCCTATGTTCAAACCTCTTTTTAActgttggtggtggtggaatTTGGAGAGTGCAACTTTTCAAAGGTTAAATTTGTGTCCGAGTGAGACATTTTAGGTTCAATGTTTGTTATGCCGGATTGCGATTTAGAGGGCGGAATAGGAGTGAGGAGTTGATCAAAAGCTGAGGGGAGTCGAGAGAAGGGGGAAACATTTACCACTTCTTTGGATACCTCAAGTGAGGGGATGAAAAATGGAGAAGTGTATTTCAAAAGTTTGCGATTTCGTTTTGAGGGGCGGTCCTCCAGGGTAGTTGAAGCGTGTATTTCAAAAGTTTGCGATTTCAAATAGCCAAAACATGGTGAGGCGAGGGATCCCTgcctcacccccccccccccccccccccccattttgaaaaaaaaaaaacgtttgtACCTTATATTTATTAGAAAAAGTAAATTAATACGGACTAACATGTCGACACCCCATTTCAAAAATGTCGACACCCCTATTCAAAAATTCGGGCTCCGCCACTGGTGGGGATATGAAGGAAACTCTTCTCCTTATCTTTGTGAATtaaatagtcaaaatatgatgAGGCGGGGGATCCCTTCAATTCAAACACTATGAGTGTCTAGGTTCTTATGAATTATCCTTCCAATAACTTGATAGAAGTATCAATCTACTCTTCTTCACTTGGAGTTTGCCTCAATTCTTGTTCGCTCTTCTCCTTAACTCAGAACCTGTAGGACTGTAGCTACCATTTTATGCCATCTGAACAAGATTCGTGTATCCTACATTCCTACTCTGAGCTTTGATTACAGTTTCTTTGATCCAGGTACAAATTCATAGAGTTCAGTTAGAGGAGTCACAAAGAAAGTGTCCAAATGGATCCTCGATGTGTGAAGTGCGGTCGTAGGATTGAAAAGCTCTACGTTCAATATTCGCCAGGAAATATCCGGCTTTTAAAGTGCGGCAACTGCAAGTCAGTTGCCGATGAGTACATAGAATGCGAGCTCTTGATTCTCGTCATTGATTTGGTCCTTCACAAGCCTCAAGCTTACAGGCACTTGCTCTTCAACGTGCTCCATCACAATAATTCAGATTTTGACACCTTATTGTTCAAAGCATCCTTCTTTTACCTCTTTCTTGATGCTTACAAGTTATGGATTTTGAATGAGACCTCAAAAGAGTTGTCGGTTTTGAGATTGGGATTGAAAACTTTGGGATGTTCCCTTATAGGGAATCTGGTGTTCTTTTGTGTTCTTTTTGTGTTTTCAAGGAGAATTTTTACTTTTATAGAGGGTTTTTCCGGGTACAAAGATGTGTTGCTCACCGTGGTTGTTTCAAGTTACTTGAAGATTTATACGCTGTCCATGTTGGTCTGGGAATTCCCTGCTTCAATGGTTTATATCATTGATTTGTTTGTTATGTCATCTAATCTGGTAGCTCTACGGGTGATATCTGAATCCTCTTTTACTAAATGTGTCGGGTTGTGCCTCGGTGCTCATGCCATGAAGTTCTTTGTAAACTGGATGCTAAAATAGTGATGATGTTGCTGTTGAATTTTGGGTCATTAAACACTCATTCATTTACAGGATTCCATACTTTTATACTCGGTTATCGAGATATAGTGAATTGGGTGCTTTAAGATCTATTCGCGGTTATTGAACATGTTTAGAGAGAACACTCGTTTTTTATTTTGACTGAATGAATTATCTGGTTTCCTTGATCTAGAATAAAATGTGTTTATTATGTTGCACTTTGAGCACAATTTTTTTAGTAGCAGGTTGGTAACATCTAACATGGATTCTCAGAAGAATCCAGCTGAAACTAAATCATCTGCTACTGCACCAACTCCAGCAATTGCTTCATGTCGGAGGAAGAAGAAAGATGACGCGACTTTCCTAGAGGATTTAAAGGGCCATATTGATGAGTTTATCGATGCTTCCATGGATGAACATAAGTCATGCTTCACAAAAACCATTCAAAAGGTATGTTTTTTCGATTTCTATTAACCACATTTAGTGATATGAtgttttaaatattttgtaCTTAATTAATGCGCAAAACTCTTGTGTGAAGGGCAGATGTTTTCAATATCGAAGATAGTGGCACAACGGAATTCTGAGCAGCGGGAAGTAGAGAGTGTTCTACCACTTCAGACTACAGTCTCAAAGTAGACCATCTGAAAATACCCCTCTTTTTTTACCCCTGTTTATGTTAATAACGTATATTTATGATATTCTATCATCTAGGATAACTACGTCATCTTCAACAATATACTTGTGACTTATATTGTTCTTTCAGTATGTAATCTGGAATCAAATACTGATATTCACTTACAGCAATGTTTACTTCTTTGCAAATATGCTTCCTTTGTATCCTGTGCTTTAAAAATCTGTCTAAATTCTGAGGATATTCTAATTTATTGTTGGTATGCTTTGCATTTATGCTCTAAATTGGAGGAGATATCGGCCAGTTTTTCAATCTACCTATACACACACACTCTCGTTCTTTTTTATGTCACAAGCAACTTCTTACTTCTTTTTTTGGGGTCATTAACTAATTATCTGATCTAATATTCTAATGTTTAACAGTAAGTGTGAGATAGAGATGGCCTTACACTAAGACTTGCTCAAACTaatactccctatgtcccttaatactcgcaccgttttgatttttttgcactatttcacataattcactttgaccctattgtatttctagtatatataaaaacaaatgttagtatataatatattgttggcttcatcttaatatatattttcaaaatatttttataagtttttataatatgtagttaacgATAtcggtggtcaaagttgtgcattgacaaatgtgtccagtcaaaacgttgcgagtattaagcGACGGAGAGAGTATGATTCTTTATCGCTTATTCAccggaatattttttttatttctccgACAATGCTTAAATCATTACGAGTTTTGCTTATGGGTGAAATCTGAAATGTAGCAAACCACtcaaacaaattcaaaatttcatgCTTAGAGGACATACTAATAAACGAACTTAATCAAGTGCAAATTCATAAGAATCTAACTGCCTTTTCTTATTCTTATGTGATGAAAGCTAGATGCATAGGGCATAGGGGTGTTTAAAATCCGATCCGGTTCGGTCATCTGAAAAGTAGACCGAAAGCGGACCGAAATCCTTTAAATTTGGTTTCCCGATTTCCGGTCCGAACCGATTGACCTGTTTTCTATTTAAGTTATTTTCTATTATTTTCCTACTCTTTAGTCTTCTATATCCATTCCTACTCCCTTCAAAATGGAGAATGAAGTTTTAAAAGATTTtctaactatattttttttagaaataaataacaTCTAAAATTGTATGGAGGCAGTTTCAATAATTTCGGTCCAATTCAGTCTAAATCCAGGCCGGACCGGAATAACCGTTCCAAACCGGAATTTTTTCGGTCCGATCTTCAGTCTACATATTTTCTTGATTCCGGTTTGGGTCCGGTCCAGTCCAGTTTCGGACCTCATCTGAACccttttcaaacataaaaagaCGATGAAAAACAAAAGTTTCTGCTATTTGATTTAAGGTACACAACAAAGACAGACTGCCggtgtcaaaaaaaaaaaacaacaagtaGAGCAGAGTTAGGACGGAATTAGATGACAAGACATGAATCATTAGTTCAGATATTCAACAGAAAACTACAGCCAGATCATCAACTCCGTACTTGTTTTCTTTTTGGTGCGAATGGGTCACACCTCACAAGTCACAAGGGCAATATCTCAACATACAGTAGAGCATCAAAATGTACAATTTACCAAACACATGGACAAAAGATGAAGGTGAAGTTGTACTGTTTTTGGTGCATGAATTGTTTTTGTCAGATTTATCACCTGATTTCCTGCAGGTAACATAACAGCAGATCAACTGATTCAACTCTGTTACAATTGGACTGGGTCTGAATGCAGATTTTTTACAGCTTTGTTTCAGTAATTTAACTGCCTCCCAGTTTATAATCAGCTTTAGCCTCTCAAGTCCCCAAACCATGTTTTTCCCCCCCACCTGCAACAAAAGAAGGGTAAGTTATGGACGAATCCGAAACCAGGAAAAACAACAACAGCAATGAATTATGAACATGAATTTCATCAACTTGATTGTTATGGAAAGACATGGACTACGTAGCCATCACAAATTATATTCCCAAGGAGAATTATTCGTACGATTgcgaaaagagagaaaaaaaaacaaaagataaTTAGCAAGGGGGGTTTAAAATGTTGAAGATTTTCCCCAGGAAAAATATGAAACAGGACTTTAAAGTTTAAAGGAAAAGATAGTATGCCTAAATTAACACTTTTATTATGAGAGTGACTGCACAAATGAGAGGTGCAACAAGAATCCATGCCCCACAGCAACTCATTTTTGTCTAGCTAAATTTAGCATCAAAAATTAATTGTCTACCCTACTCTTTTGTGGGTATTATTCAGATAATGATGGAATAATCGTGTACTTAATGTCCTGATCTCATCTTAAGCTTTAGAAATGACAAGCAGTAAAGCTAAAATATAGTAAAATTTAAGCAATCGGATAACACTAGCTTTAGTACTGCAGTTGTAATGGAAGAAGCACCATTTGTCACTGATAGCTTAGAAGTTACCAATCAGAGTGCCACCTTCTGAAATTCGGAGAATATTATCACCTAAAACCTCCAAACACAAAAATCTAGTCACTTTTCATGGAATCAATGCGAAAGTATGAGCAAAATCATATACTACATACGCTCCAAATATCGCTTCAACTTTATTGACGGAGTAAAACACTTGCATCAGCAGATATTTGATGTACAGAGTCCTTTATACTTATCAAATGTAGTGTGTTTAAGAAGAGTACGGAGTACTATATAATTATTCAACTCTTTTTATTCaactcaatccactaatcaagATGTAGCATCCAAAATTCCTTTCTGAGATTCGTGTCAATGATATCAGCATTTCATCCTTGTGCCATT encodes:
- the LOC110787320 gene encoding uncharacterized protein isoform X1, yielding MQGCFPVLLRGPGKIHNHSTFITVAIEWIIEASCAFPTCIQVGGKNMVWGLERLKLIINWEAVKLLKQSCKKSAFRPSPIVTELNQLICCYVTCRKSGDKSDKNNSCTKNSTTSPSSFVHVFGKLYILMLYCMLRYCPCDL
- the LOC110787333 gene encoding uncharacterized protein isoform X1, whose product is MDSQKNPAETKSSATAPTPAIASCRRKKKDDATFLEDLKGHIDEFIDASMDEHKSCFTKTIQKMFSISKIVAQRNSEQREVESVLPLQTTVSK
- the LOC110787333 gene encoding uncharacterized protein isoform X2; protein product: MLHFEHNFFSSRLVTSNMDSQKNPAETKSSATAPTPAIASCRRKKKDDATFLEDLKGHIDEFIDASMDEHKSCFTKTIQKMFSISKIVAQRNSEQREVESVLPLQTTVSK